CGCCGCGACTGGGACGGCTCGATCGCGAAACTCGCGCGCATCGCCGCGCAGACGCAGGCCGAACTCATCAGCATCGGCAACGGCACCGCCTCGCGCGAAACCGACAAGCTCGCGAGCGAACTGATCGCGAAGCACCCGGAATTGCGCCTGCAGAAGATCGTCGTGTCGGAAGCCGGCGCGTCGGTCTACTCGGCGTCCGAGCTCGCGGCGAAGGAATTCCCCGACATGGACGTGTCGCTGCGCGGCGCCGTGTCGATCGCACGCCGCCTGCAGGATCCGCTCGCCGAGCTCGTGAAAATCGAGCCGAAGGCGATCGGCGTCGGCCAGTACCAGCACGACGTGAACCAGCGCGAACTCGCCCGCTCGCTCGACGCGGTCGTCGAGGATTGCGTAAACGCGGTCGGCGTCGACGCGAACACGGCATCGGCCCCGCTGCTGGCGCGCGTGTCCGGCCTGAACGCGACGCTCGCGCGCAACATCGTCGACTACCGCGATGCGAACGGCCCGTTCCCGTCGCGCGAACACCTGCGCAAGGTGCCGCGCCTCGGCGACAAGACCTTCGAACAGGCCGCCGGCTTCCTGCGCATCAACGGCGGCGAGAACCCGCTCGACCGCTCGTCGGTGCACCCGGAGGCCTATCCGGTCGTCGAACGGATGCTCGCGAAGATCAGCAAGCGCATCGACGATGTGCTCGGCAACCGCGAAGCCCTGTCGGGCCTGTCCCCGACGGAGTTTGTTGACGAACGTTTCGGCCTGCCGACCGTGCGCGACATCCTGTCCGAGCTGGAGAAACCGGGCCGCGATCCGCGCCCGGAGTTCAAGACCGCGACGTTCCGCGAAGGCGTCGAGAAGGTGTCGGATCTCGTGCCGGGCATGACGCTCGAAGGCGTCGTGACGAACGTCGCCGCGTTCGGTGCGTTCGTGGATATCGGCGTGCACCAGGACGGCCTCGTCCACGTGTCCGCGATGTCGACGAAATTCATCAAGGATCCGCACGAAGTCGTGAAGGCCGGCCAGGTCGTCAAGGTGAAGGTGCTGGACGTCGACGTGAAGCGCCAGCGCATTGCGCTGACGATGCGCCTCGACGACGACGCGGCAGCGCCCGGCATGTCGTCGCGCGGCAGCCAGGATCGCGGCAACGCGGGGCGCGGCGCGGCCCGTCCGCAGCGTTCGCGCGAGCCGGAACCGGCCGGCGCGATGGCCGCGGCATTCGCAAAACTGAAGCGCTGAGCACGCGAAAGCCGCTGACAGAAAAAAGCCCGCCGAAACGCGGGCTTTTTTATTGCGTCGACGCGCGGGTTCGAAAATCGCGATGAAAACCGGATAGGTGCGTTTTCGTCACCATTTCCCTGCTTCCAGTCGGTGAATTAAACAATTCGCACTGCAGCATGCATTTTCTTGACGCTTTGAATACCGCACATAAAATAAATTCGCGAACGGCATTTCAACGCCTTCAATAAGCGAAGCGAACTCGCCGCTCGGCAACCGGTTTCCTCGCGACGCTCATACGCGCCGCGCGTTTCAGGATTCCGTCTTTCATTACCACTTTCTGAAGTCGATTCGCGGCGCATCACATCCGGAATATGTGCCGACCGGCAAGCCAGCGCATATTCGCAAAAATGGATCGGGGAATCATGAAAGCAGATGATCTGGAAACCGAACTGGACGCCTTGCGCATTCCCGTGTTCGATGTGCCGTGGGCCGGTGCCTGTTCACCGCACGTCGAGCGGATCGAATCACGCATGCTCGAATGGGCCGACGCATACGGCCTGCTCGTCTCCGACGCCCATCGGGAGCGCGTCGTACGCACCCGTTACGGCTGGCTCGCCGCGCGCTGCTACCCGAACGCCGATCCGCCTCTGCTGCAGGCACTTGCCGATTACTTCGTGTGGTTCTTTCTCGTCGACGACCTGTTCGTCGATCGCGTGGAGCCGGTCGGCCCCGATACGCTGCGCAACCTGACCGCGATGATCGACGTACTCGACTACGCCTGTACGGGCCCCGAGCCGGTCTACGGCGAGCGCGCCTGGCTCGACGTGTGTCAACGCCTGCGTGCGCGCCTGTCCGCCGAGCATTTCGCGCGCTTCGCGCAAGGCATGCGCCTGTGGGCCACCACGGCCGGATTGCAGATCCTCGGACACCTGAAAGTCGAGCC
The DNA window shown above is from Burkholderia cepacia and carries:
- a CDS encoding Tex family protein; the protein is MTETVALKIVQRIATELSVQPRQVAAAVQLLDEGSTVPFIARYRKEVTGNLDDTQLRQLEERLLYLRELEDRRATILSSIDEQGKLTDELRAAIDTADSKQVLEDLYLPYKPKRRTRAQIAREAGLEPLAQALLANPLLDPQAEAAAYVDADKGVADVKAALDGARDILSEQFGETAELLGKLRDYLHNQGVVSSAVVEGKENEEGEKFRDYYDYAETIKTVPSHRALALFRARNAGVLTVKLGLGEELDAQVPHPGEAMIARHFGIANQNRPADKWLSDVCRWCWRVKVQPHIENELLTQLRETAETEAIRVFARNLNDLLLAAPAGPKAVIGLDPGLRTGVKVAVVDRTGKVLATDTIYPHEPRRDWDGSIAKLARIAAQTQAELISIGNGTASRETDKLASELIAKHPELRLQKIVVSEAGASVYSASELAAKEFPDMDVSLRGAVSIARRLQDPLAELVKIEPKAIGVGQYQHDVNQRELARSLDAVVEDCVNAVGVDANTASAPLLARVSGLNATLARNIVDYRDANGPFPSREHLRKVPRLGDKTFEQAAGFLRINGGENPLDRSSVHPEAYPVVERMLAKISKRIDDVLGNREALSGLSPTEFVDERFGLPTVRDILSELEKPGRDPRPEFKTATFREGVEKVSDLVPGMTLEGVVTNVAAFGAFVDIGVHQDGLVHVSAMSTKFIKDPHEVVKAGQVVKVKVLDVDVKRQRIALTMRLDDDAAAPGMSSRGSQDRGNAGRGAARPQRSREPEPAGAMAAAFAKLKR
- a CDS encoding terpene synthase family protein; this encodes MKADDLETELDALRIPVFDVPWAGACSPHVERIESRMLEWADAYGLLVSDAHRERVVRTRYGWLAARCYPNADPPLLQALADYFVWFFLVDDLFVDRVEPVGPDTLRNLTAMIDVLDYACTGPEPVYGERAWLDVCQRLRARLSAEHFARFAQGMRLWATTAGLQILGHLKVEPVAVPQYETIRRHTSGMNPCLALADVANSGAVPPDTFHRPEIQALCRHANNIVCWSNDIQSIGIEARQPGQFRNMVMVHASRGHSLQTGIDYTAARVRAEIGEFVQCADALVPHADTRVRGLVDGYRYWIRGYLDWVARDTQRYAAAFAASDADDRSLIALSENAARG